TTCCGAAGATTCCAAAGCTGACAAGGAGGGTGACGATCGCCCTCTGGGGCGATCCCAACAGGAATCTCAGGTATCTGTTCATCTGCCTAATATAATAGCATAACTATGTTTTAAAGTCAATATATGATATTATGGCTAATATGAGCCTGATAAAAAACGCCAAAGTCACTTTTGATTATGAAATTCTCGAGACCTATACTGCAGGTATCGAGCTTGTTGGGGTGGAAGTGAAAAGTGTGCGTGCTGGACGCGGTTCCCTCAAAGGAGCACATGTGACTATCCGCGGCGGCGAAGCGTATCTCATAGATGCCGAGATCCCCGCGTTTCAACCCAAAAACGCGCCCAAAGATTTTGACCCGCTTCGCCGCCGCACCCTCCTTTTGCACAAAAAAGAGCTTGAGAAACTGGCTCAAAGTGAAAACACTAAAGGCTTTACAATAGTACCCATCTCAATGTACAGTAAAGGCCGTTTCATCAAGATAGACATTGCTATTGCCCGCGGTAAAAAGAAATACGACAAACGTGAGAGCATCAAAAAGCGTGAATCCTCGCGTGAAATAAACCGCACCATGAAACGTCATCGATAAGTCAGTATGTATTTTTTGGAACTTTGACAATTTGTTCGGAGACACACCTTTTTAGAGACTTGTGAGCGCGACGGCGCGAGCACGAGGAATTTTTTAGCAAAAAAATATCCGTGCTCTAAAAAGGTGTGTCTCCGAAAATAATTGGGGATGATTGGCCTCGACCGAGAGTGCCCTCTTGTCTGCGCAACGTGGAGTACTCCGGAAACTCCTTAAACTTCCGGGAAACTCTAAGTGCTAAAAACTTAGTAGGGGCTGTTTCTCCGTATTTTACGGCGGATCAGTTCTCATTCGCTTTCGTTCGCGCTTAATACCGCCAACCAAACGACATCTCAGCTAGCCATGTCCGACAACTAGCTCTGGTGTAATCTTATCGGACTAGGAATGTCCCGCTCCGCGGCATTTCCAAAATCAAGGAGCTCGGTGTTGTGTGGTTTCGCTTGTTTCCTGCACACAATACTCAAACTGTCATCGACGCAAGTCGATCGGGCGAAAGTCCAACAGAAGAAGCCTGCTAGACGTTGTAGATCCAGTCAAGAACACTTTCGACACCCGGGTTCGATTCCCGGCATCTCCACAAAAATAAAACCCCCGCTTCGTGCGGGGTTGTTTTATTTTTGCTGGAGGCATCCCAGGGAATCGAAAGACGGAGGCGCGACGGCGCCGAGTCGGGGTCGCGCAAAATCTCAGCAGAGATTTATGCGTGACCGATTCCCTTCTTTACATAACAAACTTATCTACATCAATACTTAAGAAATCATAATATTTCTTTTCATTAAGATCATAATGACCGATAAATGATTTGTCTTTCTTTTTTAGTCCTAAAATATTCTTCTGGACAAAATAAACTTGTGACAAAAATGGTTTTCCTGGATATGCAAGAAGTTCCCACTCTTCTTTCCCTTCAATATACGGATTAGCAATTTCAAATTTTCCATATACTGCCAAGTAAGAGAATACAAACTCCTCTAAGAAAAACTGGAGCTGTTTTTCATCTAGTTCCCTTCCAACAAGTTCGGCATCTTTTTTAAGAAGCGCTTGAAACTTTATATCTGTATTATATAAATCTTGAGCCTGTTTCAAAACAGAAAGGAAATCGTTAGAACTTAAACACATTTGAAACCAAGATTGAAAAGTGAAAGCTTTTTCAATCTGAAATTCCATAAAATTTTTTTTGAGAATCTTCTTAATTCCATTCTTGTGATTAACCATTTTTTGGATGAAAGCATTTTTTGTCTCATATGTCTTCTCTTCAAAGTTCATATATAAACCCTCTGTATAGAAAAAATGGATACCAACTTTAGGAGTTTGAACTTTTGAGGTAAAACTTTTAAGGTAGTTCTCATACTCTTGGGGAGATTGTGAGTTATCTATTCTACTCATTGAAATCGGAAACAAGAGTATCCCCCACGTAGCAGGAAGTTTATTGATGTCGTGTAAATCATTCATATTCAAAGCATACCAAAATTAACTTCATTAACATAGTTAACATTCCAGCCTTACAATCCCCTCTCCATTTCGTTTCCAACCTGAGATAACAGCCTCCACCAGTTTGAAGTTTTTTGAAAATAGCCCTCCATAAACAAACCACGGGGAGATTCTGACGCTTCCCAAACAAAAAAAGGGGTTCCTGAAAAAAGGGAAACCCGTGGTCGTTCTGACAAACGACCACGGGCCGGGCCAAGGGCCCTACGTCAGACTGAAACCAAATATGAATCAAATAACCGACGGTATAAACAATGTTAGTACAAAAGAGCCATTATTGCAACTCAGTCTCATTGACGAGGATTTAAGACGACTTTCATATTTTTTAAGCATATCAAAATTAACTTCATTAACATAGTTAACATTCCAACTTTACAAACCTTTCCCTATTTCGTTTCCAACCTGAGATAACAGCCTCCACCAGTTTGAAGACGGAATCGGCATTCCATTTTTCCCAGAGGGAAAAGGCCCGAAAGATTGAATGATTCGTTAGTTGAGGGCGAGACGGTGGCGACACCTTCTCGCCTTTTTTCATGCTACTATAGTGGCATGAAAAAGGAACGAGATGACTTGGACATTCAAACGTTCGTCAAGCCGGGAAAGCACATGGTCATCAAACTGGACGAAGAAGTAGAATATATTATCGATGCCTATGCGGTAGCAGACATTTTGGAGGGTAAAGACAGAATCAAGCTCACGCGCGTAATCGATCGAACGCCTCAAGACATCAGTCTGAGACGGATCAAGTGGGCAATCTGGAAAGAGGGCATTATCGATTATTTGGATGCGAAGTGACTTCGGCATTCTCGGTTCGGTTTTGCAAAACCTGTATCGCCTGTGATACACATTAACTTATATGGGGCACAAACCTTACGGTTTAATATTTTGGATCCATCTCGTTGTAAACTTATCGTTTATATTTTCTTGGATACTTTTTTCGTGGTGGTTAATTATTATTGGAGAAATTCTTCTTCAATTACAATATAAATATTTAAAGGGCTGCATATTGTCCAAAGCTGAGTTTAAAGAAGATATTTCTTGTATTACGTACTACTTGCATAGATGGCATATCACCAATGATCAGAACAAGGGTAAAAATTTTGTTAGAATATGGTTACCGCTAATAGTGATTATCCTATCAATAATATGGCAAGTGGTGCTTGGTTTTAGGCCCATTTTTTTCTAGAAAAAGGATCCTGATTTTATTCATCTAACTCCCCCTCGAAAGCTGATAGTCCTTTAAAAACAAAAACCTGGCGAGTGCGAAAATACTATACGTAATAAAAGGAGCCGCAAAAACATCGATCGAATAGTGAATGTGGCCGAGTAGAACGCTGATACCAAAAACAAAGGAAATAATAAAAAAAGCTTGCCGCCACCTTTTTTCGGGCCAGAAAATGAAAGCCATTAAAAATGGAAAGCCGGTGTGCCCAGAAAAGAAAAAGTCATTGTGGGTATTATAGAGAAAATTGTACAGTCCGTAGCCAAAACTATTTGGATCAAAAACAATTTGGTGAGGATTGGCTCCGAAATGGGTAAGGGTGATAAAAAAAGAGCGAGTCAAAACAAACAAGGCAATCGACTTGATCCCAAAATTAATATATTTTGGCTTGACTAAAAAAAGGACTACAACAATAAGAGTAAAGAGGAGAACTGACTGAATAATGAAAGAATCTATATCCAGACTGGGGATGACATTTAAGAGAATGTCGCTGACAGGCGGCTCCTTGAGCGTCAGGACATAAGTATCAGCTAGTTTCTGAAAAATCAAAGCGCCCAACAGAAATAGAGAGGCTAGACCGAAAGATTTGGCTGTCGCCTTGTCCCAAATCTTTTTATGTCTTTCTGATAAATTTTTCAACATTTTTTGGTAAAATTATAATTGATTGCTATTATAGCAAACATGGATCAACTCTCTACTCAAAAAACCGACGAGGAACTGGCCCTGCTACTCCAACAGGGTCATGAAGAAGCTCTGAGCGTCCTCATAGACCGCTATGATCAAAAGTTGCTACGTTATGGCAGAAAATTTCTTTCAAATTCTGATAATATAGAAGACATCGTCCAGGACGTGTTTATAAAAGTATATCAAAATATCAAAAGTTTCAATTTGAGTCAGCGATTTTCTCCATGGATTTATCGCATTGCCCACAATGCCTTTGTGGATCAGATTCGCAGAAAAGAAAAAGAACCCTTGGCTCTTTTTGACTTTGATACCTTACTTGACCATCATGTAGTCGAAGATCCAGCCGTAGAACAGAAAGAAAAGGAAGAAATGAACGTACTACTCGAGAAAGGTTTGGATAAGCTGAACCCCCTCTATCGAGAAGTCATCGTCCTCCACTATTTTGAAAATCTCGGTTATCAAGAAATTGCGGATGTCCTTCACATCCCTATCGGCACGGTTGGCATCCGCCTAAAGAGAGCCCGTGAAGCCTTAAAAAAACACATACCCTATGAACAACAATTTTAAAAAACAAATTTTTGACAAAATACACAGTCAAGAAATTACTATGTACTCGAAGTTGCACTTTCTCCTTAGATTGGGCGGCCTCATTGTCCTAGCCATTGTCGACTTCTCCTTGCTGGCTTTTGTCTTGAGTTTTGTCTTTTTTAGTATTCATGAAAGCGGGCAACAATTTTTGCTTGGTTTTGGCAATCGTGGCCTTTTCACTTTTCTAGAATTATTTCCTTGGGGAACAATTATTTTTACGATCATCTTGCTATTTATTCTCGAAGGACTAGTTCGTTATTTCAAGTTTGGATACAGACTGCCCCTAATCCGAATCTTTGTCTATGCTCTCATCATCACCGTAGGCTTTAGTTTTTTAGTCACTTTTACACCCCTCCATAGCACCCTACTGAGAAAGGAAGAGCTGGGCGAGCTACCGGTGATTGGAGGAATGTACGAGGCTATTCACGATTCGCACCAGGCTCAAGGGGTGATCCGCGACACGGTTGTATCTATATCAAATCAAAACAATAGTTTTGTGGTCTCACATAATGATAAGGACAAGGACACTGATGATGGTACTTGGATTGTGACTCCTCCACCTGGTTTTGACCTTTCAACCATCTCTATCGGAGCAAAAGTCTACATTGCGGGCAAAATAACTGGAAACACCATAGAAGCCTACGGTATTCGATCGTTTTAAGACTGAAATAAAAGCCTTTTGCCTGCGTACTACAGGCACAGAGCGCAATTTATATGACTGAAACTCGCATTATTATGGGTATGCATATCACCCTTGAGATCGTTGACCCGCAGGTCACCTCTGAAATTTTCGAAGAAATTTTCTCGTATTTCACCTCTGTTGATGCACAGTTTAGTACCTACAAAGACACGAGTGAGATCATGAGGATCAATCGAGGAGAAGTTTCCAAGGACAATTGCAGCTCTCAAATGAAAGAGGTTTTTGCTTTGGCGGAAAAAACCAAAGAACAGACCGTCGGGTTTTTTGATATCAAAAAACCCGACGGGTCACTTGATCCTTCGGGTATTGTAAAAGGTTGGTCAATCCAAAACGCCGCAGACCTTTTGCTAAAAAAAGGTTATAAAAACTTCTATGTTGACGTCGGTGGTGACATTCAGTCTCACGGGCTGAATGGCCAAGGCAAGGAGTGGAGCATCGGCATTCGCCATCCTTTTAAACCTGCCGACATTATCAAAGTAATTTACCCACACCATAAAGGAGTGGCGACGTCT
This genomic window from Candidatus Paceibacterota bacterium contains:
- a CDS encoding phosphatase PAP2-related protein, with the translated sequence MLKNLSERHKKIWDKATAKSFGLASLFLLGALIFQKLADTYVLTLKEPPVSDILLNVIPSLDIDSFIIQSVLLFTLIVVVLFLVKPKYINFGIKSIALFVLTRSFFITLTHFGANPHQIVFDPNSFGYGLYNFLYNTHNDFFFSGHTGFPFLMAFIFWPEKRWRQAFFIISFVFGISVLLGHIHYSIDVFAAPFITYSIFALARFLFLKDYQLSRGS
- a CDS encoding FAD:protein FMN transferase, whose amino-acid sequence is MTETRIIMGMHITLEIVDPQVTSEIFEEIFSYFTSVDAQFSTYKDTSEIMRINRGEVSKDNCSSQMKEVFALAEKTKEQTVGFFDIKKPDGSLDPSGIVKGWSIQNAADLLLKKGYKNFYVDVGGDIQSHGLNGQGKEWSIGIRHPFKPADIIKVIYPHHKGVATSGTSVRGQHIYNPHMPEKKLLDIVSLTVIGPNILEADRFATAAFAMGKEGINFIEKLVGFEGYAIDHTGMATMTTNFEHYTKTQ
- a CDS encoding RNA polymerase sigma factor codes for the protein MDQLSTQKTDEELALLLQQGHEEALSVLIDRYDQKLLRYGRKFLSNSDNIEDIVQDVFIKVYQNIKSFNLSQRFSPWIYRIAHNAFVDQIRRKEKEPLALFDFDTLLDHHVVEDPAVEQKEKEEMNVLLEKGLDKLNPLYREVIVLHYFENLGYQEIADVLHIPIGTVGIRLKRAREALKKHIPYEQQF
- the smpB gene encoding SsrA-binding protein SmpB, yielding MSLIKNAKVTFDYEILETYTAGIELVGVEVKSVRAGRGSLKGAHVTIRGGEAYLIDAEIPAFQPKNAPKDFDPLRRRTLLLHKKELEKLAQSENTKGFTIVPISMYSKGRFIKIDIAIARGKKKYDKRESIKKRESSREINRTMKRHR